The following nucleotide sequence is from Cucumis melo cultivar AY chromosome 1, USDA_Cmelo_AY_1.0, whole genome shotgun sequence.
GAAAGACAAATTATCTCTATTTGATATAATACTCTTTTAATGAAATCAAAAACAAAACTAGGAAAATGTACGTTAGAAAGTATAGCAAATGGTCACTCTACGAATCTTGCAAAATTTGATGGAGGGATCAATATAATGTAATTTGGATTACACTAAGCTTTGAACGAAAGACGAAGCACTAGGCAAGAGAGTTCTTGTGAATTGTAAGTAATTcatgtcttttcttttttctcccaattttgaagttttcaaacgtcaatttctcaaattataCTTTTCTGCTGACATGGTAGAGTAGAGTGAGATTTTTTCCCAGCATTATTATAACTTGTTTGGAACCTTGTAAAGCTACTTTTTCTTTTGACTATTGTTGTTTACAAGTAAATACTACATGTTAAATATCAAGAAACCCAGAAAAACTCTCAGCTTACTCTAAATAGTCCCCTTGAAGTGCTTTGCAAAGCCAAGGAATGTGTCATTGTGCTCTAGCACGAGCTATTCTTGATAACATCATTCTTTCCTTAAGAGTCCAACCTTCAATGGACCAGATTCTCGCAACAACGAATGAGATCGCTAACACGAGCTGTTCTGGGGTGCCCCCGGAATGTGATGTGTTGTGCAAATTCACTAGAACATCTCAAAAGAAGCTCAAGACATTATTGTTACAACCGAGCTTAAGCTTAAAGTGAAATTATTCTTGATGTATTAATTGTAGAGATCAATCTAGCTACAACAAAACCAGCAGCCAACGCAAGTCCAAATATGGCATGTAACCTCACACAGAAATACTTGGCCATGAAAATTTTCTGTTTATCCTGCAAATTTGAAAGAGAATCAGTAATCTAGTTTGATATAACAATCATGGCGAAGTATATTCTTACTAATTTCACATTTTTATGATCTCATAACCATCTTCATTTAGAAATGATATTGCTAGCACTTCCATTTGGTAGATCACTACTCTCTTAAGAACAAAGAGAAATCTTCTTTGGTCTAATCACTAGTATACCTAAAGACTTAACCATTTAGTTGCTGAATTTAAGATCTGAAAAATATGTTATTGTTtgttaattatttggttttaaatttttagaaaCTAACCTTATAAGTTTTAATTTCTTGTTATCCACTTTCTACGTAAGTTTTGAAAACAAAGGTTTGatattttttagaatttgatcgGTAATTCAAGTATTATTTTAAGATAGGTGAAACCATAATAAAGTAATTAAGAGTAAACAAGCATAAATGTTAAAAACGGAATgctaaaaaagaaattgatatCAAACGGGACGTAAATCGTAAGCCAATCACCTTGTGGTTTTCTTCAACAAAGCTAACTACCAGCTTGCCCACAGGAACAGTAAGACCACAAAATAACTACaatgaaaaatagcaaaaaaaaaaaaaaaaatgaaagattagTAAACTTTATTCAGTTTAAAAAGGAAGCCGTTTGTTTTAAGAATGGACTTACAATGCAAGTAAATGGAAGATTCTTGCTTAAACCTAGGGCAAACAGAAGCACATAGAGCATAATTACTGCAACCTTCACCACCTTGGAACCTCTTTCTGTACCAAGCCTCACCTGCACAATATATTAACAAAGATACATGTAACACTAAAGTGTCTCCAcctaataatttttaaaaactgaAGCTGCGTGGGTTCATTACCAAAGGAGACATTTTTCCTACAGCTCTATCTCCCTCAACCTATGCACGACAATGTCGGAGTCAATTAAATGATCACTAAAATAAACCATGAGGCGAATCAAGAATGTGCATGtttgtttttctgttttgtctttttttttttttttcttttttcttgaggTACAAATACCTGATGGAAATGGCTGCAGAAGAGAATTAAAGTCGTTGTCGTCCCCACAAGGATAGAAGCAGAAAGAATTGTATTGGATATGGGAAGATATCTCATCGCCCTGTGGACCAGTGAATCAATATGCAAACCAGACAAAACAACTACAAATCCTAACTAAATGATTGAAGCAACCTTGCGTTACTCTGTAATAAGTAAAACGCTGTTGTAGCAAATGGACCAAAAGCAGCAAAGCACAAGGGCTCTCCTAATCCTTGGTAACTTAACCGGAATGGTGGACACTGCAAAAGATCAATTGTCAGCAGATCAACATGAATAGTTTGCTATTCCCAACTCTCAGTAAATCAGAAAATATGAATGGGTTGTTATTCTCCTATACTGATCTCACATTATTCTACCTTTTGTTATCTTCATCTCTTCCTCTGACTTTAAAGGTCATATAATGCTTGAAATCTAAACTGGGCTTTGAATGCTAAGCCTTGACAAGATTTAGACTATTCTCTATCTCAAAATAATTCTAAGCTCTCGATGCCATCAAGTGCACacataaaaataaaacactCTTTGGATTGTAGAAGTTGCAACAAATATTGAGTTCCCTTACACTATACTTCACAGAAAATTAGTTTAATTATCTAACAAAACCAAATTTTTAGTTAACCCTTTTCAGCTGTGTACTTCACAACCTATATGATGCCATGGTAGCACAGTCTTATGCAGAGTATTAAATTGAGATGTTACCTGATATATGTAGCCACAAACAATTGAAAAGGCTAAAAATAATATTGAACGCAGGTTCCCAGCCTCCAAAGAAGCCCATGTCAATCCCATGAAGCCAAGAGCAAGAAAAGTGTAGGCAGCAACAAGTGTTCCTGTAGGGCTTATTCCACCATAAATTTAACACAAGCAAGAAGTCAGcaaattttttataataaagaaaatgaaacaaGATTAAGAAAATCGAGGAGGCCTTAGAAAATAAATTAGTGTGAACTTTACCTGCCAACAAGTTTTACAACCGACTCCTTTTTGTTCTTATCAGCTCCTGTACTGAAGTCATAAGCGTCGTTACTGCAAAAGAATCATTTTAATTCATTAGTTTCAAATGGTAGAAAGAGCTTCATACGCTTTTTTCCAGAATTTCATGATACAATGAAATGAGCCACCTAACCCTCCATGGATCGTGATGTTGAGAAATCATTCATGTGAGAATTGAAGACTACAAAACACTTCCCTCAAAATGGTATAGAGATCTGGAAGCAAGGCACAGCTGGGAAATTTAGAGAGCAAAATTCAACAACCCAACACTGTTTTAAGCTTGCATATTGCGAAGATTTAAAGAATTCCAAGCGAACTTTCTTGTGGAGCAATTTATATCACATAAAAGAAACTCTTTTCCTTGTCAGATAATCTCGTGATAACCAACCACAAAGTAAATCCAACATCTAATTATTTCCTTGGGCTGTCCCAACTTGCTTGCAGAATTTTAGACTCTTGAGATTTAAGGATTGACATCAACCAAAAGGTTctcttttattttactttttaaaagaaacaaatgaTATAAGCATTCTTAGATTCACTTTGATGGGGCTGCATAACATATACACAAATGGAAACTCaaagatgtttttttttcttccaaaattcGAATCTCTATAGTCTATACTAAGCAATATGGCTATAGAAAAGATTTCCCAAAGTTAATACTTCCGGGAACACAATTTATATTGTTTCTCAGTAGAGTTTACCAAGGAACAATTGTATATGCAACCATTCAGCTGCCAAAGATTTTGGTTGAGTGTGAACACAAACATGTCGGCCGTATGAGGAATACTTCTTCACCTTAAATTAAGCCAACTGATGATAAGAACTGAGGAAGCCAGGATTACAGCAAAAAGCCGAGAAGAGAAGTTGCCAGACTGAAAATAAGCAGCTGCACTGCCTACCTGTTTGTAACCGAAAAGAAAAGTTTGAATACATAGCATCCACATTCAACCAGAATAAGCATCTTCATGCAGTTAGTTTATATTCCTAAGAGATGGCTGATTTAATACCTAAAAAATTGAACATCACAAGATCAAAGCTCAACTAATTGGTAAGAGAGAGTAAAAAACACTGCATTAATATAAGAATTGACTTGTAAACAAACAGAATCACATATCCTTTTTGTTAAATTACCATTTTAGTGACTCCCTGATTCCCTCCTATGGttttaaaagattcaatttaGTGTTTATGGTTTAGTTACACCTTCCGAAACTCCTTATTGTTACTAGATCATAACAATTTCTTACATAACATGTCATGTCTCTTTATAACGCCTGTCTTCTATCAACCACTTCAAAATCACGTCACATAAGAAAACGGAAAACATCTGATAACCAATAAATAAACTTTACCGATTCAGGGTACTAAATGGGAAATTGGAAACTAACTTGAAACGACCACAAACCATGGGGACTTAAAAAAGTGATAATCTAACAAAGGCTTTACACTCCTTTTTcataataaagaacaaaaagaaagcTCAAGAGCAATCAAGTTTATCATAACTAATTAAAGTCAAACACTACATTTCTCAAAAGAATGATATAAAATGACCAAACATCTAGCTGCTTTACAGTGTAATGAACACCCACCATTAAAGGAACCAAGGCAACTGAATAAATTGGTAACTTAATTGCCCTCCAAATCAGAGTCCCCATACCAACATCCTCTTCCCCATTCTCTTGGGGCATCGAATCAACCTCCATCGCTTTACATTCCGATAACAAACCTCTAAAACGGACATTTCTGCACAACCCCAATTGCGTTCTACGACTCCCGCAGGCAAATTTATGAGCATCAGTCGACAAACTCGATGAATTTAAACGACCCAGATGAAAGCTGTGATAGTAGAAGAGTCAAGAAGATAAATGGGGCTAAACGATAAGGTTTTGAAAGAAGATGTAGTTGCCATTGTGAAGTGGTACTTGCCTTGGAGTAATGGTGGTGAAGGAGAGGTGGTCGTTGAGTTTGTTCTTTAGGGCGCCGAGTTGGGTGGGTATGCAGACTATGGAGGCCATTGGCATCACATAGCTGAAGATGAAACTGCAGAGTGAAGCTGCTTGTTGAAGCAGAGGATGGATTAATTAAAGTGGGACGATTTTAGTTGTGTCTTATCTTCTTC
It contains:
- the LOC103495404 gene encoding 2-carboxy-1,4-naphthoquinone phytyltransferase, chloroplastic; its protein translation is MPMASIVCIPTQLGALKNKLNDHLSFTTITPSFHLGRLNSSSLSTDAHKFACGSRRTQLGLCRNVRFRGLLSECKAMEVDSMPQENGEEDVGMGTLIWRAIKLPIYSVALVPLMVGSAAAYFQSGNFSSRLFAVILASSVLIISWLNLSNDAYDFSTGADKNKKESVVKLVGSPTGTLVAAYTFLALGFMGLTWASLEAGNLRSILFLAFSIVCGYIYQCPPFRLSYQGLGEPLCFAAFGPFATTAFYLLQSNARAMRYLPISNTILSASILVGTTTTLILFCSHFHQVEGDRAVGKMSPLVRLGTERGSKVVKVAVIMLYVLLFALGLSKNLPFTCILFCGLTVPVGKLVVSFVEENHKDKQKIFMAKYFCVRLHAIFGLALAAGFVVARLISTINTSRIISL